GACCGGGCCGAGCGCGCCGAGCGGAGCCGCGAGTCCGAGGCCCGCCGCCGCGTCACCGAGGAGCGGCTCCGCATCGCCCGCGACCTGCACGACGCGGTGGCGCACCAGATCGCGGTCATCAGCCTCAACGCGGGCGTCGCGTCGTCCGCCGTCGACACCCGGCCGGAGAAGGCGAAGGAGGCGCTCGTCACCATCCGCAGCGCGTCGCGCGCGGTGCTGCACGAGATCGGCGACCTGATGGAGATGCTCCGGCACGGCGAGGACGCCGGGGAGGGCGCCGGATCCGCCGCGCAGCCGGGCCTCGACCGGCTCGACGCGCTCGTGGAGCAGTTCGCCACCGCGGGCCTCGCCGTGACCGTGCGCGTCGAGGGCGACCGGGCGGCGATCGCCGGCGCCGCCGACCTCGTCGCCTACCGCGTGGTGCAGGAGGCGCTCACCAACGCGCACAAGCACGGATCCGCGGGGCACGCGCACGTGCTCGTCGAGGTGGGCGACCGCGAGGCGCGCATCGTCGTGACGAACCCCGTGCCCGCGCCGGACGTGCGGCCGGGCACCGCCGACGCCGCCACCCGGCCCGACGGCCACGGCCTGCTCGGCCTGCGCGAGCGGGTGGACGCGGTGCGCGGCCGCATCGAGGCCGGCACCGCACCCGGCGGCTGGCGGCTCGCCGCCAGGCTGCCGCTCACCCGCGAGGAGACCCCGTGATCACCGTGCTCGTCGTCGACGACCAGCCGCTCATCCGCCAGGCGGTGTCCGACATCCTCGAGGCGGATCCGCGCACGACCGTCGTCGGCACCGCCGTCGACGGGCGCGCGGCGATCCAGGCGGCGCGCGACCTCCGGCCGGACGTCGTGCTCATGGACATCCGCATGCCCGAGCTCGACGGCATCGGCGCGACCGGCGGCATCTGCGGGGATCCGGAGCTCGCCGCGACGCGCGTGCTGATCCTCACGACGTTCGAGGAGGACGAGTACCTCGTGGCCGCCCTCCGCGCGGGCGCGAGCGGCTTCATCGGCAAGGGCGCCGAGCCCGACGACATCGTGCGCGCGGTCGTGTCCGTGCACGCGGGCGACGCCCTGCTCTCGCCCGCCGCGACCCGCGGCCTCATCACGCGCTACGTGCTGCCGGGCGGCGCCGGCACGCCGTCGCCCGACCTCTCGCGGCGCGCCGCCGACCTGGATCAGCTGACCGACCGCGAGCGCGAGGTGCTGCTGCTCGTGGCGCAGGGGCTCGCCAATCAGGAGATCGGCGAGCGCCTCTTCATCAGCCCGCACACCGCGAAGACGCACGTGAACCGGGTGATGGCGAAGGTGGGCGCGCACGACCGGGCGCAGCTGGTGATCCTCGCGTACGAGACCGGCATGCTGCGGCCGGGCGAGGGGTGACGCCACCGATTCAGCGGTTGTGGAAATCCGTTCCCTAGGCTCGCGGGGATCCGCGGCGGCGACCTGATCCACGGCCCGCCGCATGACGACGCCCGACCCCCCGACGACACGAGAGGCCGCATGAGCGCCATCCAGGCAGTGACCACCCCCGGCGAGATCCATCCGAGCGAGGGGTACGACGGCTTCGTCGGCTGGGTCCTCTCGCTCATCGAGACGCTGGGGGAGGTGGGCGTGGGCCTCGCGGTCCTCATCGAGACGTTCGTGCCGCCGATCCCCTCCGAGGCGATCCTCCCCGTCGCCGGCTTCCTCGCCTACGAGGGCCGGATGAGCGCGTGGGGCGCGTGGGCCGCGGCCACCGTCGGCGCGCTCGTGGGCGCGCTCATCTGGTACGCGATCGGCGCCGCGCTCGGCCGGGATCGCACCCGCCGCCTCGTCGGCCGGATCCCGCTGCTCGACCACGCCGACTTCGACAAGGCCGAGGCCTTCTTCGTGCGGTGGGGCGGCACCGCCGTGCTCGTCGGCCGGTGCGTGCCGCTCGTGCGCTCCTTCATCTCCATCCCGGCGGGCATCGAGCGCATGCCCATCGGGCGCTTCTCGCTCTACACGGTCCTCGGATCCGGCGCCTGGAACGCCATCTGGGTGGGCCTCGGCTTCGCGTTCGGCCCGGCGATCCGCCCGGTGCTGGAGGAGTGGAGCGGCCTGATCTCGTACGCGGCCGTCGGCGTCATCGCGCTGCTCGTGCTCTGGTTCGTGGTGTCGCGGCTGATCCGGCGGGTGCGGACGGCCTGAGGCCGCGTCGCCCCGCCCCGCCCCGCGTCGCCCCGCCCCGCGTCGCCCTGCCCCGCGCTCACGCGACCGCCGGATCCACCCGCCCGTCCGTGAGCCGGATCGACGCGTCCGCGAGCCCCTGCAGCGTGGCGTCGTGCGTCGAGATGAGCGCGGTCGTGCCCTCGGCGCGCACCACGTCGAGGAGGAGCCGCATGATCGAGGCGCCCGTCTCCTGATCCAGCTGGCCGGTCGGCTCGTCGGCGAGGAGCAGGCGCGGCCGGTTGGCGAGCGCGCGGGCGACGGCGACGCGCTGCTGCTGGCCGCCCGACATCTCGGACGGGCGCTGGCCGGCGTGCGCGGCGAGGCCCACGAGGTCCAGCAGCTCGGCGACGCGGTCCTCGCGCTCGTCGTGCGGCGCCCGGCGGAGGCGCAGCGGCAGGCCGACGTTCTCGGCCGCGGTGAGCGCGGGCAGCAGGCCGAAGGTCTGGAAGACGAAGGCCACGCGGTCGCGGCGGAGCGCCGTCCGCCCGGCCTCGTCGAGCGCGGTGACGTCGACGCCGTCCACCTCGATGCGGCCCGCGGTCGGCCGGTCGAGCCCGCCGATGCAGGTGAGCAGCGTGGTCTTGCCGGATCCGGAGCGGCCCACGAGCGTCACGAGCCGGCCGCGCGGCACCTCGAGCGACACGTCGCGGAGGGCGTGCACGGCGGTGGCGCCGGATCCGTGCGAGCGCGAGACGCCCGCGACGCGGACCATGGGGGTGTCGTCGGTCATCGGGCGCCGTCCTCTCGCTCGGCGTCCGCGGCCCGCGGCGGGCCGTCGGGCCAGACGCCCACGTGGTCGGCCTCGAGCTCTAGGCGGACGCGGCCGCGGAGGTCCAGCGACCGGCGGTAGGAGGCGGGCAGCTGGAGGCGGCCCGCGCGATCCAGCACCGCGTACTCCTCGGCGACCACCCGGGACTCGCCCGCCGCGTCGACCTCGCGCCGCCGGACGACCTCGCTCGCGGTGCGGCCGTCGCGGATCGCGACCGTGCGCTCCACCTGCTCGGCGACGGCCGGGTCGTGCGTGACGATGACGACCGTGGTGCCGAGCTCGCGGTTCGCGGCGTGCATCGCGGCCATCACGT
The genomic region above belongs to Clavibacter phaseoli and contains:
- a CDS encoding ABC transporter ATP-binding protein, with amino-acid sequence MTDDTPMVRVAGVSRSHGSGATAVHALRDVSLEVPRGRLVTLVGRSGSGKTTLLTCIGGLDRPTAGRIEVDGVDVTALDEAGRTALRRDRVAFVFQTFGLLPALTAAENVGLPLRLRRAPHDEREDRVAELLDLVGLAAHAGQRPSEMSGGQQQRVAVARALANRPRLLLADEPTGQLDQETGASIMRLLLDVVRAEGTTALISTHDATLQGLADASIRLTDGRVDPAVA
- a CDS encoding sensor histidine kinase translates to MPDPAAAPRPPAWVGDVVAGILVAVAAFARFPGGEYRTDSALTLALALAPVAVLPFRRRFPVPALAACLALFGGAAFAGLLGPGILLSVAVAMFGVANRRDRRRAGIAAAVSVVAVLGLSLLASVGSVFDPRIIQFAVITAFAAAAGDATRSRREFIAAVVDRAERAERSRESEARRRVTEERLRIARDLHDAVAHQIAVISLNAGVASSAVDTRPEKAKEALVTIRSASRAVLHEIGDLMEMLRHGEDAGEGAGSAAQPGLDRLDALVEQFATAGLAVTVRVEGDRAAIAGAADLVAYRVVQEALTNAHKHGSAGHAHVLVEVGDREARIVVTNPVPAPDVRPGTADAATRPDGHGLLGLRERVDAVRGRIEAGTAPGGWRLAARLPLTREETP
- a CDS encoding response regulator transcription factor, which translates into the protein MITVLVVDDQPLIRQAVSDILEADPRTTVVGTAVDGRAAIQAARDLRPDVVLMDIRMPELDGIGATGGICGDPELAATRVLILTTFEEDEYLVAALRAGASGFIGKGAEPDDIVRAVVSVHAGDALLSPAATRGLITRYVLPGGAGTPSPDLSRRAADLDQLTDREREVLLLVAQGLANQEIGERLFISPHTAKTHVNRVMAKVGAHDRAQLVILAYETGMLRPGEG
- a CDS encoding DedA family protein; protein product: MSAIQAVTTPGEIHPSEGYDGFVGWVLSLIETLGEVGVGLAVLIETFVPPIPSEAILPVAGFLAYEGRMSAWGAWAAATVGALVGALIWYAIGAALGRDRTRRLVGRIPLLDHADFDKAEAFFVRWGGTAVLVGRCVPLVRSFISIPAGIERMPIGRFSLYTVLGSGAWNAIWVGLGFAFGPAIRPVLEEWSGLISYAAVGVIALLVLWFVVSRLIRRVRTA